A portion of the Deltaproteobacteria bacterium genome contains these proteins:
- a CDS encoding ABC transporter ATP-binding protein → MSILSVNNLHVEFATYGGNIHAVRGVDLLLEHQQTLAIVGESGCGKSVTVQAIMGLIPTPPGRITNGSVKLHECELIGLNENELNRIRGKEIGMIFQDPMTSLNPTMTVGKQVGETLITHLGLDKTIAKAQAIKLLERVQIPEAKSRIDAYPFQLSGGMRQRVMIAMAIACKPAILIADEPTTALDVTVQAQILKLLADLQRENGMAIILITHDLGVVAQMAQQVAVMYGGQIVEQASVDDIFYRPAHPYTIGLRAARPRTSEGVKNKLAPIAGSPPDLFNPPSGCAYAARCPHVMQLCVNQPPPLWLVTPKHQSRCWLHHSLAKANRPQTLFTQNLISEGASVS, encoded by the coding sequence ATGAGTATACTTAGTGTAAATAATTTACATGTTGAATTTGCCACTTATGGCGGCAATATCCATGCAGTGCGCGGTGTAGACTTACTTCTTGAACATCAGCAAACCCTAGCAATAGTTGGCGAGAGTGGTTGTGGCAAATCAGTTACAGTGCAAGCGATTATGGGATTAATACCTACACCACCGGGGCGCATCACTAATGGCTCTGTTAAATTACATGAGTGCGAATTAATTGGCCTCAATGAAAACGAGTTAAATCGTATCCGGGGTAAAGAAATCGGAATGATTTTTCAAGACCCCATGACTTCACTTAACCCTACCATGACCGTCGGTAAACAAGTTGGTGAAACCTTAATTACTCACTTGGGATTAGATAAAACAATTGCAAAAGCACAAGCGATAAAATTGCTTGAACGAGTGCAAATACCTGAAGCCAAAAGCCGGATTGATGCTTATCCCTTTCAGTTATCAGGTGGTATGCGCCAACGTGTGATGATTGCGATGGCCATTGCATGTAAGCCTGCAATATTGATTGCTGATGAGCCAACTACTGCTCTTGATGTAACTGTACAAGCACAAATTTTAAAGTTGCTCGCTGACTTGCAGCGTGAAAATGGCATGGCAATAATTCTTATTACGCACGACCTTGGCGTGGTTGCGCAAATGGCACAACAAGTGGCTGTTATGTATGGTGGTCAAATTGTTGAGCAAGCTAGCGTTGATGATATTTTTTATCGCCCGGCACACCCATATACTATTGGTTTGCGTGCAGCGCGTCCACGCACTAGTGAAGGCGTTAAAAATAAACTCGCGCCAATTGCTGGTTCGCCCCCTGATCTATTTAACCCACCAAGTGGTTGTGCCTATGCAGCTCGCTGTCCGCATGTTATGCAGCTTTGTGTAAACCAGCCACCACCGTTATGGCTAGTTACGCCAAAGCATCAAAGCCGCTGTTGGTTGCATCATAGCTTAGCTAAAGCCAATAGACCGCAGACGCTCTTTACCCAAAACTTAATAAGCGAGGGTGCTAGCGTATCATGA
- a CDS encoding ABC transporter permease translates to MIITDPTGAKKLDSSMSQNILNPQDFTLVIHTGPKQEIARPSLSYWQDAWIRLKANKQALISLIIICLLLLFTLIGPLVWRVDPAEQILSRISESPSLTHSAIVLPPLKPFVAEVIPTIEAAPQADGAILPAPTNLEWLDKPSVQSVRMRWTPVNGAAGYLIYRSLEKPRGGFWGLPVGTVTSGNIVSFEDTFNLKPETIYYSVLAQNGATSTHAITREITLTPGIALNEARVLQPNTQPGDKIDYPLRPFGTDYLGRDLLARLMSGARVSLFIGLFAPFISILIGIIIGGLAGFFGGATDQWLMRFSDFVLGLPFLLFMILFRVALGKGAGESGITPMLIAWVALAWPGAARLTRGQILQLREAEFVQAARIMGAKPFYLLIRHLLPNTFGVILVSLTFAIPGAIFTEAFLSFIGMGVAPPTASWGSMCNDGIQTFLTYPHEFLTPALFISIAVLAFNLLGDGLRDALDPKLRSTP, encoded by the coding sequence ATGATAATAACTGACCCAACCGGTGCTAAAAAACTCGATAGTAGTATGAGCCAGAATATTTTAAACCCGCAAGACTTTACGTTAGTAATCCACACCGGCCCTAAACAAGAAATAGCACGCCCATCGCTTTCATACTGGCAAGACGCTTGGATACGGCTTAAAGCAAATAAGCAGGCACTCATTTCTTTAATAATAATCTGTTTGCTTTTACTATTTACACTTATCGGTCCTTTGGTTTGGCGAGTTGATCCGGCAGAACAAATCTTGAGCCGAATTTCTGAGTCGCCAAGTCTTACCCATTCAGCCATAGTTTTGCCACCACTCAAACCATTTGTTGCCGAAGTCATACCGACTATCGAAGCTGCCCCACAAGCTGATGGCGCCATCTTACCTGCTCCAACTAATTTAGAATGGCTTGATAAACCATCAGTGCAATCAGTACGCATGCGTTGGACACCAGTTAACGGTGCGGCTGGTTATCTAATTTATCGCAGTTTAGAAAAACCTCGCGGTGGCTTTTGGGGATTACCGGTTGGTACAGTTACCTCCGGTAATATAGTCAGCTTTGAAGATACTTTTAATCTCAAACCTGAAACAATTTATTATTCAGTATTGGCGCAAAACGGCGCCACTTCAACGCATGCCATTACTCGTGAGATAACATTAACACCAGGCATAGCACTTAACGAAGCACGGGTTTTGCAGCCTAACACCCAACCTGGCGATAAAATAGATTACCCGCTGCGCCCCTTTGGTACCGACTATTTAGGTCGTGATTTATTAGCTCGTTTAATGTCAGGCGCCCGCGTCTCTTTATTTATCGGCCTATTTGCACCTTTTATTTCCATTCTAATAGGTATAATTATCGGCGGCCTCGCTGGTTTTTTTGGTGGCGCCACCGATCAATGGTTAATGCGGTTTAGCGATTTTGTTTTAGGTTTGCCATTTCTTTTATTTATGATTCTATTTCGCGTTGCTTTAGGCAAAGGTGCTGGTGAAAGTGGTATTACTCCTATGCTCATTGCTTGGGTAGCCTTAGCTTGGCCAGGGGCAGCTCGCCTAACGCGTGGACAAATTTTGCAATTACGCGAAGCTGAGTTTGTGCAAGCTGCACGGATAATGGGCGCTAAACCGTTCTATCTATTGATTCGTCATTTGCTGCCAAATACTTTCGGTGTAATTTTAGTCAGCCTAACTTTTGCAATACCAGGTGCTATTTTTACTGAAGCTTTTCTGTCATTCATTGGCATGGGCGTTGCACCACCAACCGCTTCATGGGGAAGTATGTGCAATGATGGCATTCAAACATTTCTTACCTACCCACATGAATTTTTAACCCCGGCACTATTTATTAGCATAGCCGTACTTGCTTTTAATTTACTAGGCGATGGTTTACGTGATGCTCTTGACCCCAAATTGAGGTCAACACCATGA
- a CDS encoding ABC transporter permease — MLNYILKRIATGIITVYFIATATFVAMHLVPGDPLASAKAMRPEIRANLEKKYGLDKPLLSQYGVFLGNMLKGDFGISYSEKNRSVNDIIRSHFPISAVLGLLSLFFATLGGVLFGAIAAIRRGKITDRASMFFVILGISVPSFVFAAIAQYLVVKLNHTAGMTVLPVAGWGTFSHMLLPAVVLGIGSLALQTRLMRSSMLEVVHQDYIRTAKAKGLSPLRIFLFHQLRNAILPTVTILGPAIASITTGGFVVESIFAIPGLGRYFVQAFQQFDYTVIMGLTVFYGAFLVGMVLLVDLVYGIIDPRITIAKRNI; from the coding sequence CATAACTGTATATTTCATTGCCACTGCAACTTTTGTAGCAATGCATTTAGTACCAGGTGATCCGCTTGCTAGTGCTAAAGCCATGCGTCCTGAAATTCGCGCCAACCTCGAAAAAAAATATGGTCTTGATAAACCCTTGCTTTCACAATATGGCGTTTTTTTAGGTAACATGCTCAAAGGTGATTTCGGTATCTCTTATTCTGAAAAAAATCGCTCGGTAAATGACATTATTCGCTCACACTTTCCGATATCAGCAGTATTAGGTTTATTGTCACTTTTTTTTGCTACTTTAGGTGGGGTTTTATTCGGCGCTATTGCCGCTATTCGCCGCGGCAAAATAACTGACCGCGCTTCAATGTTTTTTGTAATTCTCGGTATTTCAGTACCAAGTTTTGTCTTTGCCGCCATCGCCCAATATTTAGTAGTTAAGCTTAATCACACTGCCGGTATGACAGTTTTACCAGTAGCCGGCTGGGGCACTTTTAGTCATATGTTACTACCTGCTGTAGTATTAGGTATTGGCTCGTTGGCACTGCAAACCCGTTTGATGCGTTCGTCGATGTTAGAGGTAGTACATCAAGATTATATTCGCACCGCTAAAGCCAAAGGCTTATCCCCCTTAAGAATATTTTTATTTCATCAACTTCGTAATGCTATTTTACCAACTGTAACTATTTTAGGCCCAGCTATAGCCAGTATAACTACAGGTGGGTTTGTAGTTGAAAGTATCTTCGCTATACCTGGTTTAGGTCGCTATTTTGTACAAGCTTTTCAACAATTTGATTATACCGTGATTATGGGATTGACCGTTTTCTACGGTGCTTTTCTAGTGGGTATGGTGCTACTTGTTGATTTAGTTTACGGCATTATCGATCCGCGTATCACTATAGCCAAGAGGAACATATGA